In Belonocnema kinseyi isolate 2016_QV_RU_SX_M_011 chromosome 4, B_treatae_v1, whole genome shotgun sequence, a single window of DNA contains:
- the LOC117171122 gene encoding uncharacterized protein LOC117171122 translates to MYMGKGHIAYFISADSWMSETNKDLVSHNRFRVEDFLGSNPKLGEVVVFIRNNMYIFALIVRNKHDVQLFLNQISSAIIVLKNAMNTLNVKSVKISKKGNDLDQISWLSIEQTFRQHFFGSELLVVICSGEIIIPPRYERDDIIREFHESTVGGHKGSSKCYWMLRSQYYWDNMKEDVRRIVGSCKNCLRNKLVRRKTRQLMLITDTPKEPFEKIQINLVVPPPVTSKDNTHILTNQ, encoded by the coding sequence ATGTATATGGGTAAAGGCCATATTGCTTATTTTATCTCAGCCGACAGTTGGATGTCTGAAACTAATAAAGACTTAGTAAGTCATAATCGCTTCCGAGTTGAAGATTTCTTAGGAAGTAATCCTAAATTAGGTGAAGTAGTAGTGTTCATCCGAAACAATATGTATATTTTTGCTTTGATTGTGAGGAATAAGCATGATGTTCAACTTTTCTTGAATCAGATATCTAGTgcaattattgtattaaaaaatgcaatgaatacTCTTAACGTCAAGAgcgtgaagatttcaaagaagggAAACGATCTGGATCAGATATCTTGGCTCTCGATTGAGCAAACGTTTCGGCAGCATTTTTTCGGGTCTGAATTATTAGTTGTCATCTGCTCCGGTGAAATAATTATTCCACCACGTTATGAAAGAGATGACATAATCAGAGAATTTCACGAGTCTACTGTAGGTGGACATAAAGGTTCCTCAAAATGTTATTGGATGCTTAGATCTCAATATTATTGGGATAATATGAAGGAAGACGTTAGAAGAATCGTTGGTTCatgtaaaaattgtttgagaaataaattggttAGAAGGAAAACTCGTCAACTAATGTTGATAACTGACACTCCCAAAGAaccatttgaaaagattcaaattaaccTTGTAGTACCTCCTCCAGTTACTTCTAAGGATAATACACATATTCTTACGAATCAgtga